From Echeneis naucrates chromosome 7, fEcheNa1.1, whole genome shotgun sequence, one genomic window encodes:
- the slc2a5 gene encoding solute carrier family 2, facilitated glucose transporter member 5 translates to MAVDEEWKKPVERRGRMTAVLALATLISAFGSSFQYGYNVAVINSPSLFMQQFYNRTYVERYGQPLEENFLTLLWSLSVSMYPLGGFFGSLMVAPLVNKLGRKGTLLFNNLFSIVPAVMMGVSEIVKSYEIIIVARFIVGICAGLSSNVVPMYLGELAPKNLRGALGIVPQLFITIGILSAQVLGIRNILGNSTGWPLMLGLTGIPALIELLLLPFFPESPRYMLIQRGDERTARKALQRLRGWDNVDAEILEMHLEDRSEKAEGHLSVLSLLSQRSLRWQLASIIIMNMGQQLSGVNAIYYYADSIYATAGVEQNDIQYVTVGTGAVNVFMTIAAVFIVEASGRRLLLLCGFGICCGGCVLLTVALNLQETVTWMPYISISCVIIYVIGHAIGPSPIPYVVTTEMFRQSARPAAFMVAGSVHWFSNFTVGLVFPFLERGLGPYSFIIFSFICLLTLVYIWLVVPETKNKTFLEVCQMFAKRNKVVIKLGDGDLSMKESDKGPEDIIRVAAF, encoded by the exons ATGGCAGTGGATGAGGAATGGAAAAAGCCTGTGGAAAGAAGAGGG AGAATGACTGCAGTCCTGGCACTGGCAACACTCATATCTGCGTTTGGTTCATCCTTCCAGTATGGATATAATGTTGCCGTGATCAACTCCCCATCACTG TTCATGCAGCAGTTCTATAACAGAACCTACGTGGAGCGTTATGGTCAGCCATTGGAGGAGAATTTCCTGACTctgctctggtctctgtctgtgtccatgTATCCGCTCGGAGGTTTCTTTGGCTCCCTGATGGTGGCTCCTCTGGTAAACAAACTAGGGAG GAAGGGAACCCTCCTTTTCAACAACCTTTTCTCCATTGTCCCTGCGGTGATGATGGGTGTCAGTGAGATCGTCAAGTCTTACGAGATCATCATTGTGGCTCGGTTTATAGTGGGCATCTGTGCAG GTCTATCCTCCAATGTAGTACCCATGTATCTGGGTGAACTCGCTCCCAAAAACTTGAGGGGAGCCCTTGGCATCGTACCCCAGCTCTTCATCACCATCGGCATCCTCAGTGCACAAGTGCTGGGAATCAGAAACATACTGGGCAATAGCACAG GTTGGCCCCTCATGCTAGGTTTGACTGGTATCCCGGCCCTGATAGAgctactgctgctgcctttcttCCCAGAGAGCCCCAGGTACATGCTGATTCAGAGGGGAGATGAGAGGACAGCAAGGAAAG CGCTGCAGCGTCTGCGAGGCTGGGACAACGTGGATGCAGAGATTTTGGAAATGCATTTGGAGGACCGGTCGGAGAAGGCAGAGGGACACCTGTCTGTGCTCAGCCTGCTGTCCCAGCGCTCTCTCCGATGGCAGCTggcctccatcatcatcatgaacATGGGCCAGCAGCTGTCTGGGGTGAATGCG ATCTATTACTATGCAGACAGCATATATGCCACCGCAGGAGTTGAGCAGAATGACATCCAGTACGTCACAGTGGGAACAGGAGCAGTGAATGTCTTCATGACCATCGCTGCT GTTTTCATCGTGGAGGCGTCAGGGCGAcggctgctcctcctctgtggttttGGGATCTGCTGTGGAGGCTGTGTGCTGCTCACTGTGGCTCTCAACCTCCAG GAGACAGTGACGTGGATGCCATACATCAGCATCAGCTGTGTCATCATCTACGTCATAGGACATGCCATAGGACCCA GTCCCATTCCTTACGTAGTGACCACTGAGATGTTCAGGCAGTCGGCCAGGCCAGCTGCTTTCATGGTCGCAGGATCAGTCCACTGGTTTTCCAACTTCACCGTTGGCCTTGTCTTCCCCTTCCTTGAG AGAGGCCTTGGCCCTTACAGCTTTAtcattttttccttcatctgtctGCTCACACTGGTCTACATCTGGCTGGTGGTCCCAGAGACCAAGAATAAGACCTTCCTGGAGGTCTGCCAGATGTTCGCCAAGAGGAACAAAGTAGTGATTAAACTGGGAGATGGGGATCTGTCCATGAAAGAGAGCGACAAAGGCCCAGAGGATATTATCAGGGTCGCGGCCTTCTGA
- the gpr157 gene encoding G-protein coupled receptor 157 isoform X2: MEEGNRTVVYLAEQVVVLVSCGLSLAGSSLIIVTFLLWSDLRTTPRRLLVYLSLSDWLSAASYAFGVWKVFQTDSVDCVVQGSVSTFANTSSFFWTVSIAVYLYVLIVRCSQRGADSLEPLFHLVSWGVPLIVTVAAVSLNKIGYDASEVSVGWCWVRIHETDRVLWMLLTGKIWEFLAYLILPVLYVLIKRHIHKAGIGNTSQGAANCIMFVLFTQPLRTRLCNALFCCCCCCCSKCRAEAQDSHSAPHRQLLAQDTSSQREEEGTSQARTDR; this comes from the exons ATGGAGGAGGGAAACCGGACCGTTGTTTACTTGGCCGAgcaggtggtggtgttggtgtcCTGCGGGCTGTCCCTGGCCGGCTCGTCCCTCATCATCGTCACCTTCCTGCTGTGGTCCGACCTGAGGACGACCCCCCGCCGGCTGCTGGTCTACCTGTCGCTGTCGGACTGGCTGTCGGCCGCCTCCTACGCCTTCGGAGTTTGGAAAGTTTTCCAGACGGACTCCGTGGACTGTGTGGTCCAGGGATCCGTGTCCACCTTCGCCAACACCAGCTCCTTCTTCTGGACCGTGTCCATCGCTGTCTACCTTTACGTCCTCATCGTGAGGTGCAGCCAGAGGGGGGCCGACAGCCTGGAGCCGCTCTTCCACCTGGTCAG CTGGGGCGTTCCTCTGATCGTCACTGTTGCAGCCGTATCCCTGAACAAGATTGGCTACGACGCATCAGAGGTGTCGGTGGGCTGGTGCTGGGTCAGGATCCATGAAACGGACCGGGTCCTATGGATGCTGCTGACAGGAAAGATCTGGGAGTTCCTGGCTTATCTCATCCTCCCTGTCCTTTACGTCCTGATCAAGAGGCACATCCACAAAGCG GGTATTGGCAACACCTCACAGGGAGCAGCCAACTGCATCATGTTTGTATTGTTCACCCAGCCGCTGCGCACACGGCTGTGCAACGCactcttctgctgctgctgctgctgctgcagcaagtGTCGGGCAGAGGCACAGGACTCACACAGCGCCCCTCACAGGCAGCTGCTGGCACAGGACACTTCctcacagagagaagaggaaggcaCCAGTCAAGCTAGGACCGACAGATGA
- the gpr157 gene encoding G-protein coupled receptor 157 isoform X1, with protein sequence MEEGNRTVVYLAEQVVVLVSCGLSLAGSSLIIVTFLLWSDLRTTPRRLLVYLSLSDWLSAASYAFGVWKVFQTDSVDCVVQGSVSTFANTSSFFWTVSIAVYLYVLIVRCSQRGADSLEPLFHLVSWGVPLIVTVAAVSLNKIGYDASEVSVGWCWVRIHETDRVLWMLLTGKIWEFLAYLILPVLYVLIKRHIHKAHAALSEYRPILAQRPLAHSFSSMADRKLTLIPVIFIALRIWSTVRFILLLADSSARQSPVLVTLHGIGNTSQGAANCIMFVLFTQPLRTRLCNALFCCCCCCCSKCRAEAQDSHSAPHRQLLAQDTSSQREEEGTSQARTDR encoded by the exons ATGGAGGAGGGAAACCGGACCGTTGTTTACTTGGCCGAgcaggtggtggtgttggtgtcCTGCGGGCTGTCCCTGGCCGGCTCGTCCCTCATCATCGTCACCTTCCTGCTGTGGTCCGACCTGAGGACGACCCCCCGCCGGCTGCTGGTCTACCTGTCGCTGTCGGACTGGCTGTCGGCCGCCTCCTACGCCTTCGGAGTTTGGAAAGTTTTCCAGACGGACTCCGTGGACTGTGTGGTCCAGGGATCCGTGTCCACCTTCGCCAACACCAGCTCCTTCTTCTGGACCGTGTCCATCGCTGTCTACCTTTACGTCCTCATCGTGAGGTGCAGCCAGAGGGGGGCCGACAGCCTGGAGCCGCTCTTCCACCTGGTCAG CTGGGGCGTTCCTCTGATCGTCACTGTTGCAGCCGTATCCCTGAACAAGATTGGCTACGACGCATCAGAGGTGTCGGTGGGCTGGTGCTGGGTCAGGATCCATGAAACGGACCGGGTCCTATGGATGCTGCTGACAGGAAAGATCTGGGAGTTCCTGGCTTATCTCATCCTCCCTGTCCTTTACGTCCTGATCAAGAGGCACATCCACAAAGCG CATGCAGCTCTGTCTGAGTACCGGCCCATTTTGGCCCAGAGGCCTCTGGCCCATTCGTTCTCCTCCATGGCTGATAGGAAGCTAACACTCATTCCTGTCATTTTCATCGCCTTGCGTATTTGGAGCACAGTGCGCTTCATATTGCTGCTTGCAGACTCTTCAGCAAGACAGAGCCCAGTTCTGGTCACCCTGCAT GGTATTGGCAACACCTCACAGGGAGCAGCCAACTGCATCATGTTTGTATTGTTCACCCAGCCGCTGCGCACACGGCTGTGCAACGCactcttctgctgctgctgctgctgctgcagcaagtGTCGGGCAGAGGCACAGGACTCACACAGCGCCCCTCACAGGCAGCTGCTGGCACAGGACACTTCctcacagagagaagaggaaggcaCCAGTCAAGCTAGGACCGACAGATGA